In Asterias rubens chromosome 17, eAstRub1.3, whole genome shotgun sequence, a genomic segment contains:
- the LOC117301246 gene encoding UPF0686 protein C11orf1 homolog, with the protein MAEDEVAFRSMVRASGLGEVWQHTSDDTKFKQYGWRTTTKEDCYSPQTLVGNWNEERFDIERVRVPKRLPSQFEHYFETTHMDSYKTERKEVPKTLVHLAAREARAFPASQPELDPTKTKQEYNSFQTTSRAAFVDPRLRTTPLATTE; encoded by the exons ATGGCGGAGGATGAAGTTGCGTTCCGTTCGATGGTGCGGGCATCGGGTCTTGGTGAGGTTTGGCAGCACACTTCAGATGATACCAAGTTTAAACAATACGGATGGAGAACCACAACTAAAGAAGACTGTTACTCCCCGCAAACCCTAGTGGGTAACTGGAACGAAGAGAGGTTCGATATTGAACGAGTTCGAGTACCAAAAAGGTTACCATCCCAG TTTGAACACTACTTTGAAACAACACATATGGACTCTTATAAAACAGAGAGGAAAGAAGTTCCCAAGACCCTAGTCCATTTAGCAG CCCGAGAAGCAAGAGCATTTCCAGCTTCCCAACCTGAGCTGGACCCAACAAAGACCAAGCAAGAATATAATTCATTCCAGACTACATCACGAGCAGCATTTGTAGACCCTCGATTAAGAACAACGCCTTTGGCTACAACAGAATAA